One window from the genome of Salisaeta longa DSM 21114 encodes:
- a CDS encoding tetratricopeptide repeat protein, with protein MNMLQATHSFVRRPSLLGLLGTLLFLVSVAPAQAQQTGTASEPTKQQKMTHYSLYYEDFKNENYASAVNDLRWILNNAPLFPRDDARNYRRAVTLYAELAKKATDEAKRAAYLDTATTILKSTPEKIKAQGGSISGYEWTMTKGRFMQQYSDLLAQNPRGLKSAAEYYRSAFEQAPKEINPYYISFVLDQYLANSETQKALAFINTVEEKRTVEGSLKEKFASVREQIFGRNPQARVAYLESQLKKSPDNAQVMSDLFSAYIQQGNVEAAAQLADSLMATNPPADILLDVAKLRLENGQPKAAFETYQKAQAQGATLTAEDFFNMGIAQQRMGQLSKARTYFRKALEKNSDFGRAYLAIGDLYVRAVSECGGSNMGRDDRAVYWAAVDAYQEAKSADPNVASSANSKIQTYRQYFPTTEDIFYRSDWEKGKSFTIDYGCYAWINETTTVRPAP; from the coding sequence ATGAACATGCTTCAAGCCACGCATTCTTTCGTTCGGCGCCCTTCGCTGCTCGGCCTCCTGGGGACCCTGTTGTTTCTGGTTAGCGTCGCGCCGGCCCAAGCGCAACAGACGGGCACGGCAAGCGAGCCGACGAAGCAGCAAAAGATGACGCACTACAGCCTCTACTACGAGGACTTCAAGAACGAGAACTATGCAAGTGCTGTCAACGACTTGCGGTGGATTCTGAACAATGCGCCGCTCTTCCCGCGCGACGACGCCCGCAACTACCGCCGGGCCGTTACGCTCTACGCAGAGCTGGCAAAGAAAGCCACGGATGAAGCCAAGCGGGCCGCGTATCTCGATACGGCCACTACAATCCTGAAAAGCACTCCCGAAAAGATAAAGGCGCAGGGTGGCTCAATTTCGGGGTATGAGTGGACCATGACCAAGGGGCGCTTCATGCAACAGTACAGCGATCTGCTAGCCCAAAACCCTCGCGGCTTGAAGTCGGCGGCGGAATACTACCGCAGTGCCTTCGAGCAAGCGCCCAAAGAGATCAACCCGTACTACATCAGTTTCGTGCTGGATCAGTATCTGGCCAATAGCGAAACGCAAAAGGCACTGGCGTTCATCAACACGGTGGAAGAGAAGCGCACCGTGGAGGGCTCGCTGAAAGAGAAGTTTGCGAGCGTGCGTGAGCAAATCTTCGGACGCAACCCGCAGGCGCGCGTGGCCTACCTGGAGTCGCAGCTCAAGAAGTCGCCCGATAACGCGCAGGTGATGAGCGATCTGTTCTCGGCGTATATCCAGCAGGGCAATGTTGAAGCCGCTGCGCAGTTGGCCGACAGCCTCATGGCAACCAACCCGCCGGCGGACATCTTGCTCGACGTGGCAAAACTGCGCCTGGAAAATGGACAGCCGAAGGCGGCCTTCGAAACGTACCAGAAAGCCCAAGCCCAAGGCGCTACGCTGACGGCAGAGGATTTCTTCAACATGGGCATCGCGCAGCAACGCATGGGTCAGCTTTCGAAAGCCCGCACCTACTTCCGAAAAGCACTGGAGAAAAACAGCGACTTCGGGCGGGCCTATCTCGCAATTGGCGACCTGTACGTACGCGCCGTCTCTGAATGCGGCGGGAGCAACATGGGCCGCGACGATCGGGCGGTGTACTGGGCGGCGGTTGATGCCTATCAGGAAGCCAAATCGGCCGACCCGAACGTGGCATCTTCGGCAAACAGCAAGATCCAAACGTACCGGCAGTACTTCCCTACGACGGAGGACATCTTTTACCGGAGCGATTGGGAGAAGGGCAAGTCCTTTACCATCGACTACGGCTGCTACGCCTGGATCAACGAAACCACGACGGTGCGCCCGGCGCCCTGA